The window TTCCTCGGCAGCGGCCTGTTTGCGCTGGAAGAAGCCGAGCGACACAAAGTCAAAGTGGGTTTGGGTACCGATGTGGGCGGCGGCACCAGCTTCTCCCTGCTGCAAACTCTGAACGAAGCTTACAAAGTCATGCAGTTGCGCGGACATGCGCTGACGCCGTTCAAGAGCTTCTATCTGGCTACGCTGGGCGGCGCCAGAGCGCTGGAGCTGGACCATTGCCTGGGCGGCTTCACCGCCGGCAAAGAAGCGGACTTCGTGGTGCTGGATAAACGCGCCACGCCGCTGCTGCAACTGCGCATGGAAAACTGTCGCAGTCTGGCCGAGCAACTTTTCGCTTTCAGCATCCTGGGAGACGATCGCGCCATACGTGCGACTTACGCCGCTGGACGCTGCGTGCACAAGAAGCAATAACACGGCCTGACCTGTGCAGGTTCTGTCGTTTACAGACGAATAGCCGGACGCTATTTGTCTGTCGGATAAAGAACAAAAACACTGGAAGCCGCGGACGCGGCTTCGTTGACCAATAACAATTAGACTCTGCTTTGAGGTCAGAATGGACCCGTATTACATCGACTGGATTAATCTTTTCATCCGCTGGTTTCACGTTATCGCAGGCGTGGCGTGGATTGGCGCTTCCTTTTACTTTGTCTGGCTGGACAACTCCCTGCAGGACCCGCCGGACTGGAAAAAAGAAAAGGGAATCAAAGGCGATTTATGGGCCATTCATGGCGGCGGCTTTTATGAAGTCGCCAAGTACCGGCTGGCGCCGGAAAAAATGCCGGCCACGCTGCACTGGTTCAAATGGGAGGCTTACACTACCTGGCTGACCGGTTTCATGCTGTTGTCCCTGATGTACTACTTCGGGGCGGAGACCTACCTGATCGATAAGTCCGTGATGGAGCTTAGCCAATGGCAGGCTATCGGCATCGGCGTCGGCCTTTTAGTGGCGGGCTGGGCGCTGTACGACGGCTTGTGCCGCTCCCCCCTTTCTCGCAATGGTTACGTCTTCGGCAGTCTGTTATTGGGTCTCGCTATTCTGGCCAGCTGGGGCCTGACCCAGGTCTTCAGCGCCCGCGGCGCCTATATTCATGTAGGCGCCCTGATGGGTACGCTGATGGCGGGGAACGTATTGATGATCATCATTCCGTCCCAAAAAGCGCTGGTGAACGCCGTCAAGGCTGGCGCAGCGCCAGACCCCAGACTGGGCGAAAACGCCAAACTGCGCTCCACCCATAACAACTACATGACGCTGCCGCTGATCTTCATCATGATCAGCAACCACTATCCCATGACCTACGGTCACGAGTGGAACTGGGCCATTCTATCGGCGCTGGTCGTCATTACCGCCTTTGCGCGTCATTATTTCAACCTCAAACACAGAGGCGTAAAACAACCTGCTATTCTGGTGATAGCCATGGTGATGTTCATCGGTTTGGCGGTGATCGTCAAAAGCACAGGGAAAGCAGACAGCGCAGACGCTGAGCAAGCCGCCGACACAGCGGATAAGGTCGGCTTCATGCAGGCTGCGGCGATCATTCACAACCGTTGCGCCAGCTGTCATGCGGCCAAACCAACCCAGGCCGGATTTGCAGAGGCCCCTGCCGGCGTACTTCTGGACACCACCAGTGGCGTTATGCGCCACCTCCAACAGATTCAGCAGGTGGCGGTGGATTCCAACTACATGCCTCTGGGCAACCTGACCGGAATGACGGATGAAGAGCGCCAACAATTGGGCGCCTGGATCAAACAGGGCGGCGGAACCGAATAAGTCCGGCGGCGTTTTTTATCCAAAGGAGAATGTTCCTGGGTAAAAAACGCGGCTAGCATATGCAACCCTTTATATGCCTCAGCGATCCCGGGCGGGGTCGCAGGCCAGCCTGAAAGTGACCTAAGCAGACTATGAGCGACAGTAGATACCATCAAACCATCTTTATTTCGTGGGAAGAACTTCATCGGGACACGCGGATGTTATGCCGCAAGCTGATCGATATGGGCCGCTGGAAAGGCATTATCGCCATCACCCGCGGAGGCTTGATCCCCGCCGGCATCATCGCCCGCGAACTGGGCATTCGCTACATCGACACCGTTTGCGCCGTCAGTTATGAAGAGCAGAAGCAATCCGATGACGTCAACGTCATCAAGAGCTTTGACGCTTCCGTCATTGGCGATGGAGAAGGCTATCTGCTGGTGGATGATCTGGTGGATACGGGTAAAACCGCCAAAGTAGTGCGCAACCTGATACCCAACGCGTTCTTCGCCACGCTGTACGCAAAACCGCTGGGACGGCCTTTTGTGGACTTGTGCATTAAAGAAGTGTCTCAGGAAACCTGGATGCGCTTCCCCTGGGACATGGAGCTGAACTACTCAACTCCGCTGGTGGACCGGCTCTAAGAGCCGGCCTCTCCCAAGCAGAAAACGCGAACGTCAGCTCTTCTGCTTGGTGCCGAAAATGCGGTCGCCGGCGTCGCCCAGACCAGGCAGGATATACCCCTTCTCATTGAGCCTTTCATCAATGGCGGCGGTGTAGATGTGCACGTCAGGATGGGCTTTCTCCACAGCGGCAATGCCCTCCGGCGCCGCCACCAGCACTAATGCGCGGATTTCGGGGCAGCCTGCTTTCTTAAGCAGATCGATAGTGGAAATCATGGAGCCGCCAGTCGCCAACATGGGGTCGATGATCAACGCCAGACGCTGATCCAGCTCACCCACCAGCTTTTCCAGATAGGTTTTCGCTTCCAGGGTTTCTTCATTGCGAACCTGGCCCACTACGCTGACTTTAGCCGCGGGAATCAGAGATAAAACTCCGTCCAGCATACCCAGTCCTGCGCGCAGAATAGGCACAACCGTCACTTTCTTGCCTTTCAGCTTTTCCACTTCCACCGGCCCGGCCCAGCCTTGCACCACCTCCGTGCCCAGATTGAAATCTTTACTCGCTTCATAAGTCAGCAGCGCTCCCACTTCCTGAGCAAGTTCGCGAAAGCTTTTGGTGCTGATTTCAGCCCGCCGCATCAGTCCGATTTTATGACGGACCAAGGGGTGGCGGATTTCATGGGTAGGCATAGGATATCTCCGGCAAGACCCGAAAAGCAGGAGCGCTCTCCGGGCATCAGGTAATCTGAATATAAACGCGCAAAATCCTAGCGTATTTTGCGCGTTCACACATCCCTGCAGACGGAAATCTTGCGTGAAAATTGCAGATATATCGGCATGATGGCCTTTATTCTCTTTATCTGTCCCAACCTTATCGTTCCAGTTACTCTTCCTGCCCCGCCGGTTTCTGATTTTTCATGGCGACGCCAAATCCGATCTTACCGTTTGCAGGATCACTGGCGTCAAACACCAGCAACTCGCCATCGGCGGATGCAATTCCCATACGGCCGCTGTAAGTCAGCTCGCCGTTCGGCTCCACGTTATAGGAGACGCTCAGATTTCGCGTCGCAATCCCCGCCGAGGCGCGTATCTGACTGTCAACGCCTGCGCCCGCGCCATCCAGCGTCAAACGACTGAACGTCGCCTGGGGGATGTCCTGATCTTCAATCACAACGCCCAGCCAGTATTCCCCCAGCAGAGCGTTATTCGCCATATCCGTGGCGGTGCGCAGACATATCGCGGAGCTTGCCACGGGTCGCCAGCCGCCGACTTCCGCGTTGCCTGGACTATCATCTTCAGGTGGCGTAACGGGAACCTGTTCTTTCCAGGCCACCCTGGAAAAATGGAATACCCGACCATCAGGCGAGGCGCCTCCCAGTGTGCGTACGCTCCAGCGACAGGGGTCATATACCGGGTTGCCGTCGTTATCGACAGGACAGTCCAACGTATAGCCTGCGTTCTGAACGACCTCATCAAACGCCTCGTCCAAAGGCGGATCGGACCAGCTTAGAACAGCCTCGTCGTCAAAAGAGTAAGCAATCGACCTGCTTTCCGATCCTGCGCCCGCACCGGTGCTGCCGATGCGCTGTAAGACGCCGTTTCCGTCTGTATCCAAGGTAGCTTTATGAATCTGCACGGTGAGCTTGTTGTCAGCGCCGCTGGGGAAATAGGTTTCTTCAATGCAGAGATAATCGCCCTGGGTGAGGTCTGGTTTCTGATAGACGATATCGCCGTCCGGATTCTCGGCGGTAGCGGTTTCGTCGACCTTCACGCCGGCGTAGAAAGTGGTGCTGATGGCGGCGACATCCGTCAGGAAGAAAAGATCGCCTGCCGCACTGATGCCCCCATACCGCGATCCGGAGGCATTCATGAAACCCGCGTCGTCAAATTTGTATTTAGGCGTGTTGATCTTGGCGTAACCGCCATTGCCGCCTTTATCGAGCAGATCGCCCAACCCTGCGCGTGAGTTGCCGCTGATGATAGAGCGCATGACGCGCGCCTGATCGCGCTGCAGCGAGATTTCCGATGCATATTGCAAGCCACTGAGAACAAAGTCCGGGCTTGGTACGGTAGGGTCTTTAGGTTTAGTTTCCAGTTTTTCGCAGCCCTGCAGCGTCACTGCAACCGCTACGACGATAAGCGCACTTCGGGACCAATGCACAGGCCCCAGGTTGTATTTATTGTTATTCATCGCAATCAATGAGCTCAGTGGGGAGTTACCAACTGCAATCTTAGGTTACACAAAGATAAATTCATTGATGCAATTGGCAAAAGCGGCGCATAGCGCCGCCTGAGCTCAAGCTTTGCGATGGGAGCGGGTTTCCGCCGCCTGCCAGGACATACCGGTGAGTGAGCAGTATTCTTCCAGAGAATCGATCATTGCGCGGGTCAATTCAGCGGGTTCCGGCAGTAGCGCCCGATCCGCATTGATGCCGATCTGCACGGACTGGTTATAGCTCAGCAGGCTGACGCCAAGTCCGATATCGCCGGTTTGCGGCACCCAGAACATCAGCTCTTTCACTTGGCTGCCCGCCAGATAGCGAGCGCGACGCGCGCCTGGCACATTAGAGAGCACCATCGACGTCTTATTACTGAACAACTCCAGCAGCGGTTGTTGCACGCCTTGGGGAAACAGTCCCATCGCAGTGAGCAATGCATGGGAAAGACTGGGTTGCATCGATTCTTTCAGCGCCGCCATATCGTGCTTGATCTTGTACAGACGCTCAATGGGGTTGCCAATGCCCGCCGCCAGCGGAACGAAGACTGTACCGAACTGGTTGCCCAATTCCTGTAACTGTTCTCTGCCTAATCGAGTCTCCAATGGCCGCAGGTTGACAGGCAAAGTGGCGTGCAAACGCACCCCGTCCACCTGATCCATGCGCTCCTGCAACAAGCGTCTCAAGCCGCCGCTGACGCAACTGAGCAACACGTCGTTAATGCTGCACCCAAACGCCTGAGCGACTTCTTTGAACTTATGCAGGGGAATCAATTCGGACCAAGTGCAGCATTTCATGACGCCCAACTCGCCACGCAAAGGCGTGGGATCGTCCGCCTCCAGCGCCGCCAGACGCGCAATCTCCGCGGCCCCGTTCAGCCCCTGTCTGACGCCTTCCACTGCATAACCGGGTTCCCGTAGGATACTTTTACCCTCTTCCGCAATGCGATAGCGCAGCTTGGTGCACTTTTCCACCGCCCGGGACAGCGTCTCCATGCCCATGACGAAAGACTGCCGCGCACGGACGCCCGCGTCTCGCTGCTTGCCTGGGTCCAGAGGAAATGGATTGATGTTGGGAGACTGGTCGGACAGCGAACCAAACACCGCCACCAGCGCCAAACCGTCCGCATAGCAGTGATGCACCCGCATCACGCAGACATGATGGTCGCCATAATTTTCAATGAGGAAGACCTGCCACAACGGCTTACCCGGGTCCAAGGGCGTGCTCATCAGGTCGCCAATGAATTTTTCCAAAGCGCCTTTATCCGCCGGCTGCGGCAGAGCGACTTTGCGAACGTGGTAATCCAGAGAGAAGTAGGGATCTTCTTCCCAAAAATAGAATCCGGAATGATTAACCGGCTTTTGCCGAAAGCGGGGAAAGGCCAGAAACCGGGCGTTGATGAGTTCTTTCAGCTTGTTGAAGGGAATCGGCTCCACCACCGCCATCGCGGTGATCACCATCAGGTTTGTCGGACGATCCAACCGTAACCAGGCTGAATCAACGCCGCTTACCGGCTCAAAGTGATTATCTGACATGAGCTTTCGCCGCACCTCCCCCTACAATTCGGTCATTAGCCATAATGGCTGAAAATCGCAAACTTCTTTACAGAGCGATTACAAATTTTAACACTGGCTCAAAAGCGGCAATCCTATAATCAAAGTGCGACAACCTGACTGCCTGGTTGGATTTTGCCGGATTTTTCGAGCAGAAACCGGCGAGTTTGCGGAATGCGCCCTGGCAGTTTAACTGATGTGTCCATGGGGAAACCATAGAGCATCAGGCGACACTTTATATATAAGACTTAAGATTACCTCCAGACTTACGAAATAGGCGCCATAATTAACCTATAGGCGCAAACAGCCAAAGTGTCGTCCAGTTGCGAGCACATACAAATATAATAAACCCGTTGTAGTTTCAGCCACAGGAGGCGAGCGTCTCCAAGCGTGCGGAAAACGGGGCGGCGCGACGGTGGGAGTTACTACCATGAAAGCAGTCCATGCCCGTAAGTTGTTACGACCAATTGATCCGGCCTATACCGAGATGTTTTCCGGTAAGGTCTATTCCGTGGGAAAAGGCGCGGTATCCCTCCGCAATCATAGCGCTCCGGCGGAAAACACCGTCATCGGCGTCCACGGATTCCTCGAAAATCACTGTTACTTCACCCAGACCTATCAGGCTCCTGATACGGAGCTGATCCTGCTCACCTGCAGCAATTATCATATTCCCGTCAGCGGGCCGACATTGGAGTCCGCCCCCTGGCAGACGCCTATCAAATATCTTGAAGCGACCATCGAATACGACGCCGCCATTCTTAATCAGGTGCTGCAGAATATGCCCAGCACCAATCGGGTGCGGGTGCATGGTCACTCTCGAGGCGGCGCAGTTATTCTGGAAGCCATCAAGCAGTGGCCCGAACTCTACGCCAATGTGGATGTGGTGCTGGAAGCGCCGGTATTGCCGCAAGGCAAGCTGCACGCATTGGCCCGCGCATTGCTCGACCCGGTCAGCCACGGCATGTGGCCCTGGGTGATCCGCCTGGTCAACAGCGCCCCTTCCACCACCTACGGTCAAACCTTCTTCGGCAGAATGAATCCCCGCAAGCGGGTGTTGTTGGATCGTCTGTTTTCATCCACGCGAGACCATCTCACCATTGTGCGCAATATCGAGAATATTCTGGCCTGGATGGAAAAAGGCGACATGACGGCTTACGAGCACATGCGTCACGGCACCATCCTGATTCCCAAGATCGACCGCATTCTGGACCGGGACGCCATGCTGCAAAGCGCCGAAAATTCCCCCAACGCCATACGCATCATTGAAACCAGCGCCACCAGCCACTTTGTCACGCTGGATAGCCAGGAGTGGGTTCCGCCCTTATCCCTGCTTCCCAATGCGGCCGCCGCCGGCGCCTGACCTTCCGCAATCTTCCCGCTCCGGCCAGGGACGCGCCGGGTTAACCACCTCCAAGCGCTCACAACTGAGTAACCAATCACAAACTGCGGGAACGCGACAAAA is drawn from Hahella sp. KA22 and contains these coding sequences:
- the upp gene encoding uracil phosphoribosyltransferase, which encodes MPTHEIRHPLVRHKIGLMRRAEISTKSFRELAQEVGALLTYEASKDFNLGTEVVQGWAGPVEVEKLKGKKVTVVPILRAGLGMLDGVLSLIPAAKVSVVGQVRNEETLEAKTYLEKLVGELDQRLALIIDPMLATGGSMISTIDLLKKAGCPEIRALVLVAAPEGIAAVEKAHPDVHIYTAAIDERLNEKGYILPGLGDAGDRIFGTKQKS
- the gpt gene encoding xanthine phosphoribosyltransferase; protein product: MSDSRYHQTIFISWEELHRDTRMLCRKLIDMGRWKGIIAITRGGLIPAGIIARELGIRYIDTVCAVSYEEQKQSDDVNVIKSFDASVIGDGEGYLLVDDLVDTGKTAKVVRNLIPNAFFATLYAKPLGRPFVDLCIKEVSQETWMRFPWDMELNYSTPLVDRL
- a CDS encoding alpha/beta hydrolase gives rise to the protein MKAVHARKLLRPIDPAYTEMFSGKVYSVGKGAVSLRNHSAPAENTVIGVHGFLENHCYFTQTYQAPDTELILLTCSNYHIPVSGPTLESAPWQTPIKYLEATIEYDAAILNQVLQNMPSTNRVRVHGHSRGGAVILEAIKQWPELYANVDVVLEAPVLPQGKLHALARALLDPVSHGMWPWVIRLVNSAPSTTYGQTFFGRMNPRKRVLLDRLFSSTRDHLTIVRNIENILAWMEKGDMTAYEHMRHGTILIPKIDRILDRDAMLQSAENSPNAIRIIETSATSHFVTLDSQEWVPPLSLLPNAAAAGA
- a CDS encoding wax ester/triacylglycerol synthase family O-acyltransferase → MSDNHFEPVSGVDSAWLRLDRPTNLMVITAMAVVEPIPFNKLKELINARFLAFPRFRQKPVNHSGFYFWEEDPYFSLDYHVRKVALPQPADKGALEKFIGDLMSTPLDPGKPLWQVFLIENYGDHHVCVMRVHHCYADGLALVAVFGSLSDQSPNINPFPLDPGKQRDAGVRARQSFVMGMETLSRAVEKCTKLRYRIAEEGKSILREPGYAVEGVRQGLNGAAEIARLAALEADDPTPLRGELGVMKCCTWSELIPLHKFKEVAQAFGCSINDVLLSCVSGGLRRLLQERMDQVDGVRLHATLPVNLRPLETRLGREQLQELGNQFGTVFVPLAAGIGNPIERLYKIKHDMAALKESMQPSLSHALLTAMGLFPQGVQQPLLELFSNKTSMVLSNVPGARRARYLAGSQVKELMFWVPQTGDIGLGVSLLSYNQSVQIGINADRALLPEPAELTRAMIDSLEEYCSLTGMSWQAAETRSHRKA
- a CDS encoding urate hydroxylase PuuD: MDPYYIDWINLFIRWFHVIAGVAWIGASFYFVWLDNSLQDPPDWKKEKGIKGDLWAIHGGGFYEVAKYRLAPEKMPATLHWFKWEAYTTWLTGFMLLSLMYYFGAETYLIDKSVMELSQWQAIGIGVGLLVAGWALYDGLCRSPLSRNGYVFGSLLLGLAILASWGLTQVFSARGAYIHVGALMGTLMAGNVLMIIIPSQKALVNAVKAGAAPDPRLGENAKLRSTHNNYMTLPLIFIMISNHYPMTYGHEWNWAILSALVVITAFARHYFNLKHRGVKQPAILVIAMVMFIGLAVIVKSTGKADSADAEQAADTADKVGFMQAAAIIHNRCASCHAAKPTQAGFAEAPAGVLLDTTSGVMRHLQQIQQVAVDSNYMPLGNLTGMTDEERQQLGAWIKQGGGTE